The Stratiformator vulcanicus genome has a segment encoding these proteins:
- the der gene encoding ribosome biogenesis GTPase Der — MPLPRVAIVGRPNVGKSSIFNWLAGRLISIVDPTAGVTRDRLTYICREKGRYFEIVDTGGIGIIDSDELEADIEKQIRYGIEQADVILFVVDARTGKLPHDDEVAKLLRGRDIPKILVINKCDSAKYAMEQAEFLGLADAPVVLTSVKGNENRSGLFAAIVKALPPAAEDEATFGEAQITEPEMKLAIVGRRNVGKSTFINAIAEEERVIVSEVAGTTRDSIDVRFEGDGRSFIAIDTPGVRRKKSLEGDIEFYSLVRAQKSIRRADVVLMFLSATETISKVDKNLIEEIGRYYKPCIFVINKWDLGTGEEMTTEKWTAYIGRTFPTLSFMPVAFVTAQEGRNVRPVINLAQSIFKQARVRVSTGKLNSIVRDAIDRQPPPMKKNRRPKIFFATQVSTEPPTIVLKCNDPKLFTDSWTRYLMGKLRDAFPFDEVPVKLILRARDAEQSEEKYSTDRGNAARPVKSRRSPTTRPSPKRR; from the coding sequence ATGCCTCTCCCCCGTGTTGCGATCGTCGGCCGTCCGAATGTCGGCAAGAGTTCGATCTTTAACTGGCTGGCCGGCCGGTTGATTTCGATCGTTGATCCGACCGCGGGAGTCACGCGCGATCGCTTGACTTACATCTGTCGGGAGAAGGGCCGCTACTTTGAGATCGTCGACACCGGCGGTATCGGGATTATCGACAGTGACGAACTAGAAGCCGATATCGAAAAGCAGATTCGCTACGGCATCGAACAGGCCGATGTGATCCTGTTCGTGGTCGATGCGCGGACGGGAAAATTGCCGCACGACGATGAAGTCGCGAAGCTGCTGCGCGGTCGCGACATCCCGAAAATTCTCGTGATCAATAAATGCGATTCGGCGAAATACGCGATGGAACAGGCCGAGTTCCTCGGTTTGGCCGATGCACCGGTCGTGCTGACGAGCGTCAAAGGTAACGAGAATCGCAGTGGCCTGTTCGCGGCGATCGTCAAGGCGTTGCCCCCGGCGGCCGAGGATGAAGCGACTTTCGGCGAAGCCCAGATTACCGAGCCGGAGATGAAGCTCGCGATCGTGGGACGCCGCAACGTTGGTAAGAGCACGTTCATCAACGCGATCGCCGAAGAAGAACGCGTCATCGTGAGCGAGGTCGCCGGCACCACCCGCGACAGCATTGATGTGCGGTTCGAAGGCGACGGCCGGTCGTTCATTGCGATCGATACCCCCGGCGTGCGGCGCAAAAAGAGCCTCGAGGGCGACATCGAGTTCTACAGCCTCGTCCGCGCCCAAAAGAGCATTCGCCGGGCCGACGTCGTGCTGATGTTTCTCAGCGCGACCGAGACCATTTCAAAGGTCGACAAGAATCTGATCGAAGAGATCGGCCGGTACTACAAGCCTTGCATCTTCGTGATCAATAAGTGGGACTTGGGAACCGGCGAGGAAATGACGACCGAGAAGTGGACGGCTTACATCGGTCGCACCTTCCCGACCCTGTCGTTCATGCCGGTTGCGTTTGTGACGGCTCAGGAGGGCCGCAATGTTCGGCCGGTGATTAATCTCGCCCAGTCGATCTTCAAGCAGGCGCGGGTGCGGGTCTCGACGGGAAAACTCAATTCGATCGTCCGCGATGCGATCGACCGCCAGCCTCCGCCGATGAAAAAGAATCGGCGCCCCAAAATTTTCTTCGCGACGCAGGTTTCGACCGAGCCGCCCACTATCGTGCTCAAGTGCAATGATCCGAAATTGTTCACCGACAGTTGGACGCGTTACTTGATGGGGAAACTTCGCGATGCATTCCCGTTCGATGAGGTGCCGGTCAAGCTGATTCTCCGAGCCCGTGACGCCGAGCAATCGGAGGAGAAGTACTCCACGGATCGCGGCAACGCCGCCCGCCCGGTCAAGAGTCGTCGCTCCCCCACGACGCGACCCTCGCCGAAGCGAAGATAA
- the hpnC gene encoding squalene synthase HpnC: protein MFPESNTVEFVTTSPTLVANSTFTPHLAAWGPESDQVKPSREEAEAYTRTLARSHYENFPMASLLLPKKLRQHFFNVYAYCRWADDLGDEVEGTEESLRLLDWWEGELDAMYDSETRHPVFVALQRTVQEFGIPREPFAELISAFRQDQTTATYQTFDELHDYCRRSADPVGRLVLYLIDSYDEANAELSDSICTGLQLVNFWQDVARDADIGRCYLPAEDRRRFGYSDEDFAERRTNEPFIELMRFEVDRAHRFLVAGLPLVDRLRGRFRVDIELFARGGLAMCDRIEAIDYRVWDVRPKISKWEAARLAMSVISRRVLWSRRRPSK, encoded by the coding sequence ATGTTTCCCGAGTCGAATACGGTGGAATTTGTGACCACTTCCCCGACCCTCGTCGCCAATTCGACCTTCACCCCTCACCTCGCCGCTTGGGGTCCGGAGTCGGATCAGGTCAAGCCGTCGCGGGAAGAAGCCGAAGCCTATACGCGAACGTTGGCGCGATCGCATTACGAAAATTTCCCGATGGCGTCGCTGCTTTTGCCCAAGAAGCTCCGGCAGCACTTCTTCAACGTTTACGCCTATTGTCGGTGGGCGGACGATCTCGGTGATGAGGTCGAAGGGACCGAAGAGTCGCTCCGGCTGCTCGACTGGTGGGAAGGCGAACTCGACGCGATGTACGATAGCGAAACCCGGCATCCGGTGTTCGTCGCCCTGCAGCGAACGGTTCAAGAATTCGGCATCCCGCGGGAACCATTTGCCGAGTTGATCTCCGCCTTCCGACAGGATCAGACGACCGCCACCTATCAAACGTTCGACGAATTGCACGACTATTGCCGCCGCAGTGCCGATCCGGTCGGGCGACTCGTGCTGTATTTGATCGACTCGTATGACGAAGCAAACGCCGAACTTTCCGACTCGATCTGCACGGGACTGCAACTCGTCAATTTCTGGCAGGACGTCGCGCGGGACGCGGATATCGGTCGGTGCTATCTGCCCGCCGAAGACCGCCGGCGATTCGGTTATTCCGATGAGGATTTCGCCGAGCGGCGGACGAATGAGCCGTTCATCGAACTGATGCGATTCGAAGTTGATCGGGCTCACCGCTTCCTTGTCGCCGGCTTGCCGCTCGTCGATCGGTTGCGAGGTCGGTTTCGCGTCGATATCGAACTGTTCGCCCGGGGCGGACTGGCGATGTGCGATCGGATCGAGGCGATCGACTACCGCGTGTGGGACGTGCGACCCAAAATCTCGAAGTGGGAAGCGGCCCGGTTGGCGATGTCGGTGATCTCGCGCCGCGTGCTGTGGTCGCGGAGACGACCCTCGAAATGA
- a CDS encoding phytoene/squalene synthase family protein translates to MSIDRALAESYRYCSRLTRSRAGNFYYSFLPLPAVSRREMCALYAYMRVCDDIADDEAKSVAIRRIELYSWRSDVEAALAGEAARHPVLPALADVVRLRDIPTELLFDVLTGVASDLDPTPIDTFADLERYCYHVAGAVGLCCIHIWGFDHTDDAKARAIDCGLAFQLTNILRDLREDALSGRAYIPREDFKRFGVTVESIADGTSSDDFNRLMKFETDRAAEYYSRAGDLFAHLDPAGRPVLKAMMRIYGGLLSRIRRAPEGVLVGRVSLPRWKKLLIAADAVVRPAATPTSWC, encoded by the coding sequence ATGAGTATCGACCGAGCGCTCGCCGAGTCTTATCGCTATTGCAGTCGATTGACGCGCAGTCGGGCCGGCAATTTCTACTACTCGTTTCTCCCGCTACCGGCCGTCAGTCGTCGCGAGATGTGTGCGCTGTATGCCTATATGCGGGTGTGCGATGACATTGCGGATGACGAGGCGAAGTCGGTCGCGATTCGACGCATTGAACTTTACAGTTGGCGAAGTGACGTCGAAGCCGCACTCGCCGGCGAAGCAGCTCGGCATCCGGTATTGCCGGCGTTGGCCGACGTCGTGCGGCTGCGCGATATTCCGACGGAACTGCTGTTCGACGTTTTGACCGGCGTGGCCTCCGATCTCGATCCGACGCCCATCGACACGTTCGCCGATCTCGAACGTTACTGTTATCACGTGGCCGGGGCGGTCGGCTTGTGCTGCATTCATATCTGGGGCTTCGATCACACGGACGACGCAAAGGCACGGGCGATTGACTGCGGCCTCGCCTTTCAACTCACCAATATCTTGCGCGATTTACGAGAAGATGCGTTGTCGGGTCGCGCGTACATTCCCCGCGAAGATTTCAAGCGGTTCGGCGTAACGGTCGAATCAATCGCCGACGGCACGTCGAGTGACGACTTCAATCGATTGATGAAATTTGAAACCGATCGAGCGGCCGAGTATTACAGCCGGGCGGGCGACCTGTTCGCTCATCTCGACCCGGCCGGGCGACCGGTCCTCAAGGCAATGATGCGAATCTACGGCGGGCTGCTCAGCCGCATCCGCCGCGCCCCGGAGGGTGTGCTCGTCGGTCGCGTTAGTCTCCCCCGGTGGAAGAAACTCTTAATCGCGGCCGATGCCGTCGTGCGTCCTGCTGCGACCCCAACCTCATGGTGTTGA
- the sppA gene encoding signal peptide peptidase SppA yields MSSLPTADSRPAKPPRKKRKSSWAARLLLLLLICSIGANAFMYSQYEEYFQFNSQPKESFRDGDADSDDKIAVIEIGGTIMPPVTEQTIDSIEKAKDDAAVKGVILSVDSPGGIVADSHQIYHALKELSAIKPVYVSMKRLAASGGYYVSMGIGEQGRIFAEPTTWTGSIGVIIPRYDMTELGSKIGVQADAIKTGKFKDSLNPLRPLTQEEVELWNAIIDDSFDLFVKVIVDNRPGLDEAKVRELATGQVYTANQALEAGLVDEIGFEDAAVKALEAKLGLSNTRIVTYTHPADWSAAISLIQARDHRAEILETFLNAGVPRAYYLFSSLTPASVGD; encoded by the coding sequence ATGTCGAGTCTTCCGACCGCTGACAGTCGCCCCGCGAAGCCGCCGCGTAAGAAACGGAAGTCGTCGTGGGCCGCCCGCCTACTTCTGTTGCTATTGATCTGTTCGATCGGCGCGAACGCGTTCATGTACTCGCAATATGAAGAGTACTTTCAATTCAATTCGCAGCCGAAGGAGTCCTTCCGCGACGGAGACGCGGACTCTGACGACAAGATTGCCGTGATCGAGATCGGCGGGACGATCATGCCCCCCGTCACGGAGCAGACCATTGACTCGATCGAAAAAGCCAAAGACGACGCGGCGGTCAAGGGCGTGATCTTATCGGTCGACAGCCCCGGGGGAATCGTCGCGGACAGCCATCAGATTTATCATGCCCTCAAAGAGCTGTCGGCGATCAAACCGGTTTACGTCAGCATGAAGCGGCTCGCCGCATCGGGCGGCTATTACGTCTCGATGGGTATCGGCGAACAGGGACGCATTTTCGCCGAACCGACGACCTGGACGGGATCGATCGGCGTCATTATTCCGCGGTACGACATGACCGAACTGGGCTCGAAAATCGGCGTGCAGGCCGACGCGATCAAGACCGGGAAATTCAAAGACTCACTCAATCCGCTGCGACCACTGACGCAAGAGGAGGTCGAGTTGTGGAACGCGATCATCGATGACAGCTTTGATCTGTTCGTCAAGGTGATCGTCGACAACCGCCCCGGCTTGGACGAAGCGAAAGTCCGAGAGCTCGCCACCGGACAGGTCTACACCGCCAATCAGGCGCTCGAGGCCGGACTCGTCGATGAGATCGGGTTTGAAGACGCGGCGGTCAAAGCGCTCGAAGCGAAACTCGGACTGAGCAACACCCGTATCGTCACCTACACCCATCCGGCCGATTGGTCCGCGGCGATCTCACTGATCCAAGCACGCGACCATCGTGCAGAAATCTTGGAAACGTTCCTGAACGCAGGCGTGCCGAGAGCCTACTACTTGTTCTCGTCACTCACTCCGGCTTCGGTCGGCGACTGA
- a CDS encoding anti-sigma factor family protein — translation MSETLRQSELLSAYLDGEVTDAERAEVERMLEASPQMRAELDELGRIGTILRESPRQRAPEGLRTAIHQRMTERQGKKHRTGFRTTSPSGRRVSWGAVGGVIGGLLAICLAITIFVPGQPYSASQTSITDLRSESDRLPEAARDFSAEPAAAPAFDSVEGLDDRASERRSLPAPSAFGEISVDELVAAAPARDDVEEAAARMRAMSARSDFGTPAEVGVTSSHLESDGDDLRIVYVTVLDVDKAVDTFQTLLLRNSVPLSQPVSTGLGRSARDGLAVDLSRSNVRDARRQLAVFVESTEDRVAEAVDDAERNDLFVGWDSAVATAESAEAPTRELALREFAEKSRNLNMELERAVNTARPSVAQPSAAQQSVAQPTEAGVKSQELVADQNAESAGAELGKQKSGKDRQSGQSIRREQNLDLARSPNGQPEAGQAPTAPQPADAFSIEPERAIASDSLEDRGAVGSAVEIKPGMKPGLKPDQMKPLPSPVLRNTQQLVMIDETELPARRNIDRGSPMNRQRTDKRERLAARELLRHREELFAGSSDDADRKTSFNSNKDLAESAKKESAVAEVKGGRPVEAADESSSGSHAAAKEQSQNDSSKARPIRVLFVFETPTETPPIAGEVKAEVSKQRAVEAQSPTEAGVSDENK, via the coding sequence ATGAGTGAAACACTGCGACAATCCGAATTGCTGTCCGCCTACCTTGATGGGGAGGTAACGGACGCGGAGCGCGCCGAGGTTGAGCGGATGCTGGAGGCGTCGCCGCAAATGCGGGCGGAACTGGACGAACTCGGACGGATCGGAACAATTCTGCGAGAATCGCCCCGTCAGCGGGCACCCGAAGGGCTCCGCACGGCAATTCATCAGCGAATGACCGAACGGCAAGGTAAGAAACACAGGACCGGATTCCGCACCACTTCGCCCTCGGGGCGACGTGTCTCGTGGGGCGCGGTCGGTGGCGTTATCGGGGGGCTGTTGGCGATCTGTCTGGCCATCACGATATTCGTGCCTGGTCAGCCCTACTCAGCGAGCCAGACCTCAATCACTGACCTGCGGTCGGAATCGGATCGACTGCCTGAAGCAGCGAGGGACTTCAGCGCCGAACCCGCGGCGGCCCCCGCGTTTGATTCGGTTGAGGGTCTCGATGACCGGGCCTCCGAGCGACGATCGTTACCGGCGCCTTCCGCGTTCGGAGAAATTTCGGTCGACGAGCTTGTGGCGGCTGCTCCCGCTCGGGACGACGTGGAGGAAGCGGCGGCCCGCATGCGGGCGATGTCGGCTCGCAGTGATTTCGGTACGCCCGCGGAAGTCGGCGTGACATCGTCGCACCTCGAATCAGACGGAGACGATCTGCGGATCGTTTACGTGACCGTCCTTGATGTCGACAAGGCGGTCGACACATTCCAGACATTGCTGCTGCGGAACTCGGTTCCGCTTTCTCAGCCCGTTTCGACGGGCCTTGGCAGAAGTGCCCGCGACGGGTTGGCTGTCGATCTATCCCGCTCGAACGTTCGGGATGCTCGTCGCCAGTTGGCGGTGTTTGTGGAATCGACCGAAGACCGCGTGGCGGAAGCCGTTGACGATGCGGAACGCAACGACCTGTTCGTCGGGTGGGATTCTGCGGTTGCGACAGCCGAATCGGCGGAAGCCCCGACGCGGGAATTGGCTCTACGAGAGTTCGCCGAGAAGTCCCGCAACTTGAACATGGAATTAGAGCGAGCGGTCAATACCGCTCGTCCATCGGTCGCCCAGCCGTCCGCTGCTCAACAGTCGGTCGCTCAGCCGACCGAAGCGGGCGTGAAGTCGCAGGAACTCGTCGCCGATCAAAACGCCGAGAGTGCCGGGGCGGAACTGGGCAAACAGAAAAGCGGAAAAGATCGTCAGTCGGGACAATCGATCCGTCGCGAACAAAATTTAGACTTGGCTCGATCGCCCAATGGGCAACCCGAAGCGGGGCAGGCTCCGACGGCTCCGCAGCCCGCCGACGCCTTCTCGATAGAACCGGAGAGAGCGATAGCGTCTGATTCGCTTGAGGATCGCGGTGCGGTCGGTTCCGCCGTTGAGATTAAGCCGGGGATGAAGCCGGGGTTGAAGCCGGATCAGATGAAGCCGCTGCCCAGTCCAGTACTGCGAAATACGCAGCAATTGGTGATGATCGACGAGACGGAACTTCCCGCGCGGCGAAATATCGACCGGGGATCCCCGATGAACCGACAGCGCACAGACAAGCGCGAGCGATTGGCCGCGAGAGAGTTATTGAGGCATCGTGAAGAACTGTTCGCAGGAAGTTCCGACGATGCGGATCGGAAGACGTCTTTCAACTCGAATAAAGACCTCGCCGAGTCGGCTAAGAAAGAGTCCGCCGTCGCCGAAGTTAAGGGCGGAAGGCCGGTCGAGGCAGCCGACGAATCATCGAGCGGCTCGCACGCCGCGGCAAAGGAGCAGTCGCAGAACGATTCGTCCAAAGCTCGACCGATCCGCGTGCTTTTCGTGTTTGAAACCCCGACTGAAACGCCGCCGATCGCCGGCGAAGTGAAGGCCGAAGTGTCGAAGCAGCGGGCCGTCGAGGCTCAGTCGCCGACCGAAGCCGGAGTGAGTGACGAGAACAAGTAG
- a CDS encoding RNA polymerase sigma factor translates to MNSTDRELIKETLDGHGEAFGHLVERHQDRVFNVLVRFLGSIDDARDVTQDAFIHAYQKLDTFRGKSAFSTWLHRIAMNAAISRCRKRRLESGSIDAARESAGIEPVDQRSDTFPSHSLEMAERRELVWKAIDELSDEFRAVIVLKEIDGLKYDEIAEVVEVPIGTVRSRIHRGRAELREKLRVIFEAECSPQSITPQTPAVANVADTRNEG, encoded by the coding sequence GTGAATAGTACCGACCGAGAGCTCATCAAAGAGACATTGGACGGTCATGGCGAGGCCTTCGGCCACTTGGTCGAACGCCACCAGGATCGCGTCTTCAATGTCCTTGTGCGCTTTCTCGGATCGATCGACGATGCGCGGGACGTCACTCAGGACGCTTTCATTCACGCCTACCAAAAACTTGATACATTCCGCGGCAAGTCGGCATTTTCGACGTGGCTGCACCGCATCGCCATGAATGCGGCGATCAGCCGATGTCGAAAACGACGCTTGGAGAGTGGGTCGATCGATGCCGCTCGAGAGTCGGCCGGCATCGAGCCGGTTGATCAACGGTCAGACACGTTTCCCTCCCATTCGCTCGAGATGGCGGAACGACGGGAACTGGTCTGGAAAGCGATTGACGAATTATCCGATGAATTTCGGGCGGTGATCGTTCTGAAAGAAATCGACGGACTCAAGTACGACGAAATAGCGGAAGTGGTGGAGGTGCCGATCGGCACGGTTCGTAGCAGAATCCATCGCGGCCGCGCCGAGTTGCGAGAAAAATTACGCGTGATCTTTGAGGCGGAATGTTCGCCGCAGTCGATCACACCGCAGACGCCGGCGGTCGCCAATGTGGCTGATACGCGAAATGAAGGGTGA
- a CDS encoding prolipoprotein diacylglyceryl transferase yields MRQVLLRIHADSFFSFEPIDGVAAVGLIVVLAAWCVYGAFLLWQVRREAALKNGTVDWVFPAAMWGGIALAILALPAVVTSTAIGSNLSGGIPIYGYGLMVFLGFVTGTVLAARRARSVGIDPELIWDLVIVVFAAGIGGARLFFLIQYWPTVMADKTSIGEMVFAAINLSDGGLVLYGGVLMVLVAGTIFAFKRKVEPLLLADIVFPSFFIGLAFGRMGCLLNGCCFGDRCELPWGIQFPEGSVPYGILLMRGFIDPAAEATFALHPTQIYSSLNAAILAAVSISLFRLRPPAGSVSAFALMSYPMTRFLLELVRGDEMGQLGTGFTISQFVSFGVVLTGVALSVYLFVRTRSRPIAPAI; encoded by the coding sequence ATGCGTCAGGTGTTGTTGCGAATCCATGCCGATTCGTTTTTCTCGTTCGAGCCGATCGATGGTGTCGCCGCAGTGGGGCTGATCGTCGTGTTGGCGGCGTGGTGCGTCTACGGGGCGTTCCTGCTTTGGCAGGTGCGTCGCGAAGCCGCTCTCAAGAATGGGACCGTCGACTGGGTTTTCCCGGCGGCGATGTGGGGCGGCATTGCGCTGGCGATCCTTGCCCTTCCAGCCGTGGTCACCTCGACGGCGATCGGCAGCAACTTGTCGGGGGGCATTCCCATCTATGGTTACGGCTTGATGGTCTTTCTCGGGTTCGTGACCGGCACCGTGCTGGCAGCCCGGCGCGCCCGATCGGTGGGTATCGATCCCGAACTGATTTGGGATTTGGTGATCGTGGTCTTTGCCGCGGGGATCGGCGGAGCTCGGCTGTTCTTTCTGATTCAATACTGGCCGACTGTGATGGCGGACAAGACCTCGATCGGCGAGATGGTGTTTGCGGCGATTAACCTTTCGGATGGCGGGCTCGTCCTTTACGGGGGCGTGCTGATGGTTTTGGTGGCCGGGACGATTTTCGCGTTCAAACGCAAGGTTGAGCCGCTGCTGCTGGCGGATATTGTGTTCCCGTCCTTTTTCATCGGGCTGGCGTTCGGGCGGATGGGGTGCCTGCTCAACGGTTGCTGCTTCGGCGATCGCTGCGAGCTGCCATGGGGAATTCAGTTCCCTGAAGGGAGCGTGCCTTACGGCATCTTGCTGATGCGCGGCTTCATCGACCCGGCGGCCGAAGCGACCTTCGCGCTGCATCCGACGCAAATCTACAGTTCACTCAACGCGGCGATTTTGGCTGCGGTCTCGATTTCGTTGTTTCGTCTGAGGCCCCCGGCCGGATCGGTTTCGGCGTTCGCTTTGATGTCGTATCCAATGACCCGTTTCCTGCTTGAACTCGTTCGGGGCGATGAGATGGGGCAGCTCGGGACCGGTTTCACGATTTCGCAGTTCGTCAGCTTTGGCGTGGTGCTGACCGGTGTAGCGCTGTCCGTCTATTTGTTCGTCCGAACGCGAAGCCGACCAATCGCCCCCGCGATTTGA
- the panC gene encoding pantoate--beta-alanine ligase codes for METLTSIAGLRDAVREARDSRKSVGFVPTMGALHEGHVSLIRAARQRCDFVVVSIFVNPTQFGPNEDFDRYPRTFEADSAACESTGADLIFAPQQEAIYPDGFAAEVRIGGVTEVLEGEKRPGHFNGVTTVVLKLFQIVLPDIAFFGQKDFQQQLVIRKMCRDLNVPVEINTCETVREADGLALSSRNRYLSDADRQRALALSKALFAARDELRSGATDLHTAESSMREQIGRDPGIEIDYCVLRNARTLKVPASTAEPLVLLGAIRIGQVRLIDNVLVDELR; via the coding sequence GTGGAGACGTTGACTTCGATTGCCGGCCTTCGAGACGCCGTCCGTGAAGCCCGTGATTCGCGGAAGTCGGTCGGTTTCGTCCCCACCATGGGGGCTTTGCATGAGGGCCATGTGAGCCTGATCCGAGCGGCCCGGCAGCGCTGTGATTTTGTGGTGGTTTCGATCTTTGTCAATCCGACGCAGTTCGGGCCGAACGAAGATTTCGATCGTTACCCGCGAACGTTTGAAGCGGACTCGGCCGCGTGTGAATCGACTGGCGCCGACCTGATTTTCGCACCGCAGCAAGAGGCGATCTATCCGGATGGCTTTGCGGCCGAGGTCCGCATTGGTGGCGTGACGGAAGTGCTGGAAGGAGAGAAGCGCCCGGGCCATTTTAACGGCGTGACGACGGTGGTGCTGAAGCTGTTTCAGATCGTGCTGCCCGATATTGCGTTCTTCGGGCAGAAGGATTTTCAGCAGCAGTTGGTCATCCGCAAAATGTGTCGCGATCTCAACGTGCCGGTCGAGATCAATACCTGCGAAACGGTTCGCGAAGCCGACGGTCTGGCGCTGAGCAGTCGGAATCGCTACCTGAGCGATGCGGACCGGCAGCGTGCGTTGGCGTTATCGAAAGCCTTATTCGCCGCCCGCGATGAGCTGCGCAGTGGGGCGACCGATCTTCACACGGCGGAATCGTCCATGCGAGAGCAAATTGGTCGCGACCCTGGTATTGAGATCGATTACTGTGTGCTCCGAAACGCGAGGACGTTGAAAGTCCCCGCATCGACGGCGGAACCGCTCGTCTTGCTCGGGGCGATCCGCATCGGGCAGGTGAGACTGATCGACAACGTGTTGGTGGATGAACTGCGCTGA
- a CDS encoding DUF1571 domain-containing protein: MPIYGPLKFFSQFVIASSLRRVTLTIAVAAISTVGGSAAFAQEADGESKEHPLKPAMAWAQRSLKAVQEAGDYSAVFSKREIINREMKSLQTQIKFRREPFSVYMRFINKDNAGREVLYVKGRNNGNLLAHEATGLASWAGTLELDPQGNMAMAESRHPITRMGMENLVSAIIRQYETEMKYGETEVKYYPDAKLDERPVLVIESRHPVPRRVFKWHVTRLWIDKETYLPVRVQQYGFPQVQGGKPVLVEDYAYTKIRTDVRLTDADFDRRNPQYQF; encoded by the coding sequence ATGCCGATATACGGACCGCTCAAGTTCTTCTCTCAGTTTGTGATCGCCTCATCGTTGCGACGGGTCACGTTGACCATTGCGGTTGCCGCGATTTCGACGGTGGGCGGCAGCGCTGCGTTTGCACAGGAGGCCGATGGCGAATCAAAGGAACATCCGCTCAAGCCGGCGATGGCATGGGCGCAGCGGAGCCTCAAAGCCGTGCAGGAAGCGGGAGACTATTCCGCCGTGTTTTCGAAGCGGGAAATCATCAATCGTGAGATGAAGTCGCTGCAGACTCAGATCAAGTTCCGCCGCGAACCCTTCAGCGTCTACATGCGGTTTATCAATAAAGATAACGCGGGACGTGAAGTGCTGTATGTCAAAGGCCGGAACAACGGCAACCTGCTGGCCCACGAAGCGACCGGCCTGGCGTCATGGGCGGGCACGTTGGAACTTGATCCCCAAGGCAACATGGCGATGGCGGAGTCGCGGCATCCGATCACGCGGATGGGGATGGAGAATCTCGTTTCGGCAATCATCAGGCAATACGAAACGGAGATGAAATACGGTGAGACCGAAGTGAAATATTACCCGGATGCGAAGCTCGACGAGCGACCGGTCCTTGTGATCGAAAGCCGACATCCGGTGCCGCGACGCGTCTTCAAGTGGCATGTCACACGGCTTTGGATCGACAAAGAAACGTACCTTCCGGTCCGTGTGCAGCAGTACGGGTTCCCGCAGGTCCAAGGCGGCAAGCCGGTGCTCGTAGAGGACTACGCCTACACGAAGATTCGCACGGATGTCCGCCTCACCGATGCCGATTTCGACCGACGAAATCCCCAGTATCAATTTTGA
- the scpB gene encoding SMC-Scp complex subunit ScpB, producing the protein MSESHWGRPVRLPTAAPRSWSDYRCLRPSAPHVAALRPTNGRPIPTGRNLDRGRSEKLARLEAALFVADGPLTSRKLAQHALLADTKEANALIDELNAAFDADSSAFVVERVAAGFQLMTRPEFATWLDRLHSRTERMQLSGPAMEVLTIVAYRQPITRADIESIRGSQCADMLKQLMERKLVKVGGQEDTLGRPYLYDTTREFLAEFGLRNLSQLPDADAMRKPASGGVDEPGDTNDGESGAASDEEE; encoded by the coding sequence GTGAGTGAATCGCACTGGGGCCGACCCGTCCGATTGCCGACCGCCGCGCCGCGATCGTGGTCCGATTATCGCTGTCTGCGTCCGTCAGCCCCGCACGTCGCCGCCCTTCGCCCGACCAATGGTCGACCCATACCAACGGGGCGGAACCTCGACCGCGGTCGCTCGGAGAAACTCGCCCGGCTCGAAGCCGCGCTATTCGTCGCCGACGGCCCGCTCACGTCCCGCAAGCTCGCCCAACACGCGTTGCTGGCAGATACGAAAGAAGCCAACGCGCTGATCGACGAGCTCAATGCCGCCTTCGATGCCGACAGTTCGGCCTTCGTGGTCGAACGAGTCGCAGCCGGGTTTCAATTGATGACGCGCCCGGAGTTTGCCACCTGGCTCGACCGGCTGCACTCCCGCACCGAACGGATGCAGCTCTCCGGCCCGGCGATGGAAGTCCTCACGATCGTCGCCTATCGCCAGCCGATCACACGGGCCGACATCGAATCGATCCGCGGCTCTCAATGCGCCGACATGCTGAAGCAACTAATGGAGCGCAAACTCGTCAAAGTCGGCGGACAGGAAGACACCCTCGGCCGCCCCTATCTCTACGACACGACCCGCGAATTTCTTGCCGAATTTGGTTTAAGAAACCTCAGCCAACTCCCCGATGCCGACGCGATGCGGAAACCGGCGTCGGGGGGAGTGGATGAGCCGGGTGACACTAATGATGGGGAGAGTGGTGCAGCGAGCGACGAGGAAGAATAG